Proteins encoded within one genomic window of Prosthecobacter fusiformis:
- a CDS encoding DUF3800 domain-containing protein yields the protein MLVFMDESGDNGLHLLTGSSKNLIITLVLFEDHAEALRADERIANLRRELGLNAGFEFHFSKLKQEWRERFLRAVGVFDFLYFSIVIDKAEIVRRGSFKPNELYRYACHLAIELAKPYLKEAIIVVDGSGSHQFRLDLATELRKRTNRPGETGGHLHKIKFQDSHRNNLLQLADMVCGAVARSVSDKPEAASYRKLISHCEVTVLRWPK from the coding sequence ATGCTTGTCTTCATGGATGAATCTGGCGATAACGGTCTCCATCTCCTCACAGGGTCGTCCAAAAACCTGATCATCACTCTGGTGCTTTTTGAGGATCACGCCGAGGCTCTCAGGGCCGATGAGCGCATCGCCAACCTTCGGAGGGAGCTCGGACTCAATGCCGGTTTCGAGTTTCATTTCAGCAAGCTCAAGCAGGAATGGAGGGAGCGCTTCCTCAGAGCAGTCGGTGTCTTTGATTTTCTCTATTTCAGCATCGTCATCGACAAGGCCGAGATCGTCCGACGCGGTTCCTTCAAGCCTAACGAACTCTACCGCTATGCCTGCCATCTTGCCATTGAGCTGGCCAAGCCGTACCTGAAAGAGGCCATTATTGTCGTCGACGGCAGCGGCAGCCATCAGTTCCGCCTGGATCTTGCCACCGAACTCCGCAAGCGCACCAACCGCCCTGGCGAAACCGGCGGTCATCTCCATAAGATCAAGTTCCAGGATTCTCATCGAAACAATTTGCTGCAGCTTGCGGACATGGTTTGCGGGGCAGTAGCCCGCTCTGTTTCTGACAAGCCGGAAGCCGCTTCTTACCGGAAGCTGATTTCCCATTGTGAAGTGACTGTCCTGCGCTGGCCCAAATAA
- a CDS encoding ArdC family protein, whose amino-acid sequence MKTATSKAESGETRRFDAYQAVTDTILKKLEEGTVPWRCPWDRKVGRPRNFASNREYQGINVMLLGVKRFASPYWLTMRQANDLGGQVRKGERGTLIVKYGRHERRTKGKEEEETKAVYYLRGYTVFNALQIDGVEFPEMELPEPQANEGRIESAERIVQEMPGKPDIHEGRTVRACYRVSTDTIEMPARSRFIDAESYHLVLFHEIIHSTGHERRLNRNSLMGATGAVMTEYSKEELVAEMGSAFLGMEAGIVQDEHEQSAAYLQCWLDTLREPNRKRWIVEAASLAAKAANHVLAIE is encoded by the coding sequence ATGAAAACAGCGACATCAAAAGCCGAATCAGGCGAAACCAGGCGGTTCGATGCCTATCAGGCCGTGACAGACACGATCCTGAAGAAACTCGAAGAAGGGACAGTGCCCTGGCGCTGCCCCTGGGACAGGAAGGTCGGCAGGCCGCGCAACTTCGCAAGCAACCGGGAGTATCAGGGAATCAACGTGATGCTGCTCGGGGTGAAGCGATTCGCATCGCCTTACTGGCTGACCATGCGTCAGGCCAATGATCTCGGCGGCCAAGTGCGGAAAGGCGAGCGCGGCACTCTCATTGTCAAATACGGACGCCATGAGCGGCGGACGAAAGGCAAGGAGGAGGAGGAAACCAAGGCCGTGTATTACTTGCGTGGCTACACCGTCTTCAACGCCCTTCAAATCGATGGAGTGGAGTTTCCAGAGATGGAACTGCCGGAACCGCAGGCGAATGAAGGACGGATTGAATCTGCGGAAAGGATCGTGCAGGAAATGCCGGGCAAACCGGACATCCATGAAGGCAGGACGGTCAGGGCATGCTACCGCGTCAGCACTGACACGATAGAAATGCCTGCTCGGTCCAGGTTCATTGACGCGGAAAGCTACCACCTTGTCTTGTTCCATGAAATCATCCATTCGACCGGACATGAAAGACGGCTGAACAGGAATAGCCTCATGGGAGCGACAGGAGCAGTCATGACCGAATACTCCAAAGAGGAGCTTGTTGCCGAAATGGGATCTGCGTTCCTCGGCATGGAGGCTGGCATCGTTCAGGATGAGCACGAGCAATCCGCTGCTTATCTTCAATGTTGGCTGGACACACTCCGTGAGCCGAACCGCAAACGCTGGATCGTCGAAGCGGCAAGCCTCGCGGCAAAAGCCGCCAATCATGTGCTGGCTATCGAATAG